From one Budorcas taxicolor isolate Tak-1 chromosome 21, Takin1.1, whole genome shotgun sequence genomic stretch:
- the LINS1 gene encoding protein Lines homolog 1, giving the protein MRLLRNTIYRTGPLRMREEAAPCTFCELRWPGRGWRLLERQCGGGVAWGGSPAAFSDQGCSTTTSSDCSNALDVQDKQEPSSVSLPTFSVAPVCLQRHSQMSSTGEIMLLQLTVIKVMITRILSVETEFHAKEKYRDIIKILLKSSDIESQLTCMFQNSEKLLSHMAAKCLALILYFQLKEKITLSNSWISFCQKNISEYSESNKVVYCLWILTFVIKEIFKDTSSQKTEILKQFLTPFDTLFEVFYNSLFSQHFENHQGASNKLINSLICFLELLELLIASRIYLKLHFTCQRILFLKPSCVFDVITWPVQAFVKRKLIVFIKKCLLCKVGEDLCRGSVAVFMPPDNPLDVDLLALASAVLQAVDLGLLRMLSVRGKHSCFGGGEVLAGYEHAPGPDHVILRALSLLIIRSLEIKFQNCASANEMKVDYQRFMSELLTFLKPHLQPSLQSHNLCEWLSRVFIEQDDDMLEAAKALLGIYLKLTRECEATESLTQETEMWSHHTHENGYNPHCIFLFLLKNIGFDSTVLLDFLISSETCFLEYFVIYLKLLQKDWDNFFTICKYFDVTESKDNIHICCCTSSLVQDRNSNSTEASPLAVLGSHTNAHSWVSWTSAAFSEPLNHGVTLEKAHTKLQANCLSTPGAPQSLVDYDSSDDSEEGSTSLCLVNSRLTSSHQEATKKTQDTFGVSGDKKELSPESQSRPLVTEESNTRFSVYCDGAPNNTASEVGMSYRTVKCFEELQGAIYRLQKKSLFPYNPTALLKLLKHIETIYNKSMTPL; this is encoded by the exons CATTTTCAGATCAAGGTTGTTCTACAACCACCTCCTCAGACTGCTCAAACGCCCTTGATGTTCAGGACAAGCAGGAGCCATCCTCTGTCAGTTTGCCTACCTTTTCTGTAGCACCTGTGTGTTTGCAGAGACATTCTCAGATGAGCAGTACTGGAGAAATAATGCTCCTTCAGTTAACAGTGATCAAAGTGATGATAACCCGAATATTGTCTGTGGAAACTGAATTCCATGCAAAGGAGAAATACAGAGAtataattaaaattcttttaaaatcatctgACATCGAATCTCAATTG ACCTGTATGTTCCAAAACTCGGAAAAATTGTTATCTCACATGGCTGCAAAGTGCCTTGCACTAATTCTGTATTTCCAACTGAAGGAAAAG ATAACATTGAGTAATTCCTGGATTTCTTTTTgccaaaaaaatatttctgaatattcTGAAAGTAATAAAGTAGTATACTGCCTCTGGATACTTACCTTTGTAattaaagaaatctttaaagaTACATCTTCACAAAAAACAG AAATTCTAAAACAGTTCCTGACTCCTTTTGACACTCTTTTTGAAGTCTTTTACAATTCCTTATTTTCTCAGCATTTTGAAAACCACCAAGGTGCTTCTAATAAACTAATAAACAGTTTGATATGTTTCCTGGAATTGCTTGAACTTCTTATAGCCTCTAGAATCTACCTGAAGTTACATTTCACTTGCCAgaggattttatttttgaaacctTCTTGTGTGTTTGATGTTATTACCTGGCCTGTTCAGGCTTTTGTCAAAAGGAAGTTGATCGTCTTCATCAAAAAGTGCCTTCTGTGCAAAGTGGGTGAAGACCTTTGTCGGGGATCTGTCGCTGTCTTCATGCCACCAGATAATCCTTTGGATGTGGACCTGTTGGCTTTGGCCAGTGCTGTTCTGCAAGCTGTGGATTTGGGCTTGTTGAGGATGCTGTCTGTTCGTGGAAAACATTCCTGCTTTGGAGGTGGTGAAGTCCTAGCTGGATATGAGCATGCCCCTGGTCCAGATCATGTGATTCTTAGAGCATTGAGCTTACTTATCATAAGATCCTTAGAAATCAAGTTTCAAAATTGTGCTTCAGCTAATGAAATGAAAG TTGATTACCAGAGGTTCATGTCTGAGTTGCTGACCTTCTTAAAGCCTCACCTTCAGCCCTCTCTGCAATCACACAATCTCTGTGAGTGGTTGTCtagggtcttcatagaacaagaTGATGACATGCTGGAGGCTGCCAAAGCATTGCTGGGCATCTACCTGAAGTTGACCag AGAATGTGAAGCTACTGAAAGCTTgacccaagaaacagaaatgtggAGCCATCACACACATGAAAATGGCTATAATCcacactgtatttttttatttttattaaaaaatataggaTTTGATTCTACTGTTCTTCTTGATTTTTTGATTTCATCAGAAACttgttttcttgaatattttgttatatacttaaaattattGCAAAAAGACTGGGATAATTTTTtcaccatttgcaaatattttgatgTAACTGAATCTAAAGATAAcatacatatttgttgttgtaCCTCCTCACTTGTCCAAGATAGAAACAGCAACTCAACAGAAGCTAGTCCTTTGGCTGTTCTTGGTAGTCACACAAATGCTCATTCTTGGGTCTCCTGGACTTCTGCTGCTTTTTCTGAACCACTGAACCATGGTGTAACGTTGGAGAAGGCCCACACCAAGCTCCAGGCTAATTGTCTTTCTACCCCAGGAGCTCCTCAAAGTCTGGTAGATTATGACAGCTCTGATGATTCTGAAGAAGGATCCACAAGCCTGTGTTTAGTAAACAGTAGACTAACATCTTCACACCAAGAAGCAACGAAGAAAACTCAGGACACATTTGGAGTAAGTGGGGATAAAAAAGAACTTAGCCCAGAGTCTCAGTCAAGGCCTCTGGTTACTGAAGAATCTAATACCCGGTTCTCTGTTTATTGTGATGGAGCCCCAAATAACACTGCTTCTGAAGTGGGAATGTCTTACAGAACAGTAAAGTGCTTTGAAGAGCTACAAGGTGCCATTTACCGTTTGCAGAAGAAAAGTCTGTTCCCATATAATCCAACAGCACTTCTGAAGTTGTTAAAACATATTGAGacaatatataataaaagtatGACCCCTTTGTaa